A single genomic interval of Burkholderia sp. HI2500 harbors:
- a CDS encoding heavy metal sensor histidine kinase — translation MTRRPGSYSLLRRLTLAFAVVAALVFALTGAYLYRSLSAELTRRDDIEISGKLNQFLQLAHASGSIAALRADPAVFHEVLLSHPGVYLGIYDAQNRALVEHSDEAGNTLASVIAAPHPASRAGGPFTCSPSGIGTSRCVYARETLPSGDAIQVALARTATDRQSLLESYRVDIWLAAAVGALLVGALGYAVASRGLRPVESLGRQTSRIEAHNLNARLDARGGPVELRELATSVNRMLDRLERAFVRLSQFSSDLAHDMRTPLANVISASQVTLSRARTTEEYEALIDSNIEECERLQRMIENMLFLARTDNARQHLKTTELDAGRELRRLASYFQALADEAGVRIDVHGEAPVVADATLFRRAVSNLTSNALEHAEAASTIELAVSAQGRYAVVEVTNRGAAIPPEQVDKIFERFYRIDSSRHGAARNAGLGLAIVKSIMELHRGKVEVASRDGRTTFALYFPRGMDS, via the coding sequence GTGACACGCCGCCCCGGCTCGTATTCGCTGCTGCGGCGCCTGACGCTCGCGTTCGCCGTCGTCGCCGCGCTCGTGTTCGCGCTGACCGGCGCGTACCTGTATCGCTCGCTGTCCGCCGAGCTGACGCGGCGCGACGACATCGAGATTTCCGGCAAGCTCAACCAGTTCCTGCAACTGGCGCACGCGAGCGGATCGATCGCCGCGCTGCGCGCCGATCCGGCCGTGTTTCACGAGGTGCTGCTGTCGCACCCGGGCGTGTATCTCGGCATCTACGATGCGCAGAACCGCGCGCTCGTCGAGCATTCCGACGAAGCCGGCAATACGCTCGCGTCGGTGATCGCGGCCCCGCATCCGGCCAGTCGAGCCGGCGGGCCGTTCACCTGTTCGCCGTCCGGCATCGGCACGTCGCGTTGCGTGTACGCACGCGAAACGCTGCCGTCCGGCGACGCGATCCAGGTCGCGCTCGCGCGCACGGCGACCGATCGCCAGTCGCTGCTCGAAAGCTATCGCGTCGACATCTGGCTCGCGGCGGCCGTGGGCGCGCTGCTGGTCGGCGCGCTCGGCTATGCGGTTGCGTCGCGCGGCCTGCGCCCGGTCGAGAGCTTGGGCCGGCAGACGTCGCGCATCGAGGCCCACAACCTGAACGCACGGCTCGACGCGCGCGGCGGCCCGGTCGAGCTGCGTGAACTCGCGACGTCGGTCAACCGGATGCTCGACCGCCTCGAACGCGCGTTCGTGCGGCTGTCGCAGTTCTCGTCCGATCTCGCGCACGACATGCGCACGCCGCTCGCCAACGTGATCAGCGCGTCGCAGGTCACGCTGTCGCGCGCGCGCACGACCGAGGAATACGAAGCGTTGATCGATTCGAACATCGAGGAATGCGAACGGTTGCAGCGGATGATCGAGAACATGCTGTTTCTCGCGCGCACCGATAACGCCCGGCAGCACCTGAAGACCACCGAGCTCGATGCAGGCAGAGAACTGCGCCGGCTCGCGTCGTATTTCCAGGCGCTGGCCGACGAAGCCGGCGTGCGGATCGACGTGCACGGCGAAGCGCCGGTGGTCGCGGACGCGACGCTGTTCCGGCGTGCCGTCAGCAACCTTACGTCAAACGCGCTCGAACATGCGGAAGCCGCGTCGACGATCGAGCTCGCGGTGTCGGCGCAAGGCCGCTACGCGGTCGTCGAAGTCACGAATCGCGGCGCCGCGATTCCGCCCGAACAGGTCGACAAGATCTTCGAGCGCTTCTACCGGATCGATTCGTCGCGGCACGGCGCGGCGCGCAACGCGGGGCTCGGGCTCGCGATCGTGAAGTCGATCATGGAGCTGCATCGCGGCAAGGTCGAGGTCGCGAGCCGCGACGGGCGCACGACGTTCGCGCTTTATTTTCCGCGGGGCATGGATAGCTAG
- a CDS encoding heavy metal response regulator transcription factor, producing the protein MRILIVEDEPKMASYLRKGLMEASYTVDVAENGKDGLFLALHEDFDLVVLDVMLPEMDGFEVLKRLRAQKQTPVLLLTAREAIEDKVAGLELGADDYLLKPFAYAEFLARIRSLLRRAPRNVRDILQVADLEVDLIRRRVRRADTRIDLTAQEFALLQLLAEREGEVLTRTFITSQIWDMNFDSDTNVVDAAIKRLRAKIDNAYEKKLIHTIRGMGYVLEDRS; encoded by the coding sequence ATGCGAATACTGATAGTCGAAGACGAACCCAAGATGGCGTCGTACCTCCGCAAGGGGCTGATGGAGGCGAGCTACACGGTCGACGTCGCGGAAAACGGCAAGGACGGGCTGTTCCTCGCGCTGCACGAGGATTTCGATCTCGTCGTGCTCGACGTGATGCTGCCGGAAATGGATGGCTTCGAGGTGCTCAAGCGGTTGCGCGCGCAGAAGCAGACGCCCGTGCTGCTGCTCACGGCGCGCGAGGCGATCGAGGACAAGGTCGCCGGGCTCGAGCTGGGCGCCGACGACTATCTGCTCAAGCCGTTCGCGTATGCCGAGTTCCTCGCGCGCATCCGCTCGCTGCTGCGGCGCGCGCCGCGCAACGTGCGCGACATCCTGCAGGTCGCCGATCTCGAAGTCGACCTGATCCGCCGCCGCGTGCGGCGCGCCGACACCCGCATCGACCTGACCGCGCAGGAATTCGCGCTGCTGCAGTTGCTCGCCGAACGCGAGGGGGAAGTGCTGACGCGCACCTTCATCACGTCGCAGATCTGGGACATGAATTTCGACAGCGACACGAACGTCGTCGATGCGGCGATCAAGCGCCTGCGCGCGAAGATCGACAACGCCTACGAGAAGAAGCTGATCCACACGATCCGCGGGATGGGCTACGTGCTCGAGGATCGTTCGTGA
- a CDS encoding MFS transporter, translating to MQTEPSTGVLRQIPRSVWLLGCVSLLMDVSSEIIHSLLPMFLMAGLGASATAIGVIEGIAEATSPVVKVFSGTLSDYLRNRKWLAVAGYGLGALSKPLFAIAPTIGVVVTARIVDRIGKGIRGAPRDALVADVTPVHLRGAAYGLRQSLDTVGAFLGPLLAVLIMLGWHDDFRLAFWLAVIPGVLAVALLAFGIDEPARAPGEPRVNPIRRDVVAQLGARYWWVVAVGAVFALARFSEAFLVLRAMGSGVPVAFVPLVMVAMNVVYALSAYPFGKLADTTSHKTLMVAGLVLLIAADIVLAHGAHWGTVLVGVALWGLHMGMTQGLLATMVAHAAPSALRGTAFGVFNLLSGVVTLVSSVVAGILWDRVGAAATFYAGAVFSAVTIVLLVCIRASFAAVQDR from the coding sequence ATGCAGACCGAACCGTCGACCGGCGTTCTTCGCCAGATTCCTCGCAGTGTCTGGTTGCTGGGCTGCGTCAGCCTGCTGATGGACGTGTCGTCGGAAATCATCCACAGCCTGTTGCCGATGTTCCTGATGGCGGGGCTCGGCGCGAGCGCGACCGCGATCGGCGTCATCGAGGGGATCGCCGAGGCGACGTCGCCGGTCGTCAAGGTGTTCTCCGGCACGCTGAGCGACTACCTGCGCAATCGCAAATGGCTGGCGGTGGCCGGATACGGGCTCGGCGCGCTCAGCAAGCCGCTGTTCGCGATCGCGCCGACGATCGGCGTCGTCGTGACGGCACGGATCGTCGACCGGATCGGCAAGGGGATTCGTGGGGCGCCGCGCGATGCGCTGGTGGCCGACGTCACCCCCGTCCACCTGCGCGGCGCCGCCTACGGGCTGCGACAGTCGCTCGACACGGTGGGCGCGTTCCTCGGGCCGTTGCTGGCCGTCCTCATCATGCTGGGGTGGCACGACGATTTCCGCCTTGCATTCTGGCTGGCCGTGATTCCCGGCGTGCTGGCCGTGGCGCTGCTCGCGTTCGGCATCGACGAGCCGGCGCGTGCGCCGGGCGAGCCGCGCGTCAACCCGATCCGACGCGATGTCGTCGCGCAGCTCGGCGCGCGCTACTGGTGGGTCGTCGCCGTCGGCGCCGTGTTCGCGCTGGCCCGCTTCAGCGAAGCGTTCCTGGTGCTGCGCGCGATGGGCAGTGGCGTACCCGTCGCATTCGTGCCGCTCGTGATGGTGGCGATGAACGTCGTGTACGCATTGTCGGCCTACCCGTTCGGCAAGCTCGCCGACACGACGAGCCACAAGACGCTGATGGTGGCCGGGCTCGTCCTGCTGATCGCCGCCGATATCGTGCTCGCACACGGCGCGCATTGGGGAACCGTACTCGTCGGTGTCGCGTTGTGGGGGCTCCATATGGGGATGACGCAGGGGTTGCTCGCGACGATGGTCGCGCATGCCGCGCCGTCCGCATTGAGAGGCACGGCGTTCGGTGTGTTCAATCTGCTCAGCGGCGTGGTGACGCTCGTGTCGAGCGTCGTCGCGGGCATCCTGTGGGACCGGGTGGGTGCAGCAGCCACGTTCTACGCCGGGGCCGTGTTCAGCGCGGTGACCATCGTGTTGCTCGTCTGCATTCGCGCGTCATTTGCGGCCGTTCAGGATCGCTAG